The following coding sequences lie in one Campylobacter concisus genomic window:
- a CDS encoding Fur family transcriptional regulator → MQYVSLLKQSGLKVTPQRLSVLRILDRHTHPTIDELYDEILKESPSVSLATVYKNLNTLKDEGLVVEVNIVNQKARYDIYEYPHIHVVCESCGSVEDVSYDDAELGKYQEALEKKIGNIIERLNIVASVKSCKHCK, encoded by the coding sequence ATGCAATACGTATCATTATTAAAGCAATCTGGGCTAAAAGTCACGCCACAGCGCCTTAGCGTTTTAAGAATTCTTGATCGCCACACGCATCCAACGATTGATGAGCTTTATGATGAAATTTTAAAAGAGAGTCCATCGGTTTCTCTAGCAACGGTTTATAAAAATTTAAATACTTTAAAAGACGAAGGTCTTGTAGTTGAAGTAAATATCGTCAATCAAAAAGCTAGATACGACATATACGAATATCCACATATCCATGTTGTCTGTGAAAGCTGTGGAAGCGTTGAGGACGTGAGTTACGATGATGCTGAGCTTGGCAAATATCAAGAGGCGCTAGAAAAGAAGATCGGAAATATAATAGAACGTCTAAACATCGTAGCTAGCGTAAAAAGCTGTAAACACTGTAAATAA
- the fliG gene encoding flagellar motor switch protein FliG yields the protein MSIKLNDKQKMIYDDLSMPEKIAILLIQLGEEATALIFSHMDVDVITEISGYIATAKNIDKQVASAVLEEFYALMQSNQYMRSGGLEYAKEILYRTFGPEAAQKILDKLAKSMENSKSFGYLDKIKPQQLADFIIKEHPQTIALILAHMDSTSAAETLSFFSDELRSEVVIRMANLGDISPSVIKRVSTVLEGKLESLTSYKVEVGGPRAVAEVLNRLGQKASKSTIERIEQSDDKLATTIKELMFTFEDIINLNATAIREILKNVDKKDLMVAFKGSSDGIKDKFLSNMSQRAAEAFKEEMQYLGAVRVKDVEEAQRRIVETVQTLADQGVFQVGEADEMIE from the coding sequence ATGTCAATAAAGCTAAATGACAAGCAAAAAATGATTTATGATGATCTATCGATGCCTGAAAAGATTGCTATTTTGCTGATTCAGCTTGGCGAAGAGGCAACTGCTCTTATTTTTTCTCACATGGATGTTGATGTCATCACTGAAATTTCAGGCTATATCGCAACTGCGAAAAATATTGATAAGCAAGTCGCAAGCGCTGTACTAGAAGAATTTTACGCATTAATGCAGTCAAATCAATATATGAGAAGTGGCGGTTTAGAGTACGCAAAAGAAATTCTTTACCGCACATTTGGTCCAGAAGCTGCTCAGAAAATTTTAGACAAGCTTGCAAAAAGCATGGAAAACTCAAAAAGCTTTGGCTATCTTGATAAGATAAAACCACAACAGCTTGCAGACTTTATCATAAAAGAGCACCCTCAAACCATCGCGCTAATACTAGCTCATATGGACTCAACAAGTGCTGCTGAAACGCTTAGCTTTTTCTCAGATGAGTTAAGAAGCGAAGTCGTGATCAGGATGGCAAATCTTGGTGATATTAGTCCATCGGTAATTAAGCGTGTTTCAACTGTGCTTGAGGGCAAGCTTGAAAGTCTTACATCATACAAAGTCGAAGTTGGCGGTCCAAGAGCTGTAGCAGAAGTACTTAATAGACTTGGGCAAAAAGCTAGCAAAAGCACGATCGAACGCATCGAACAAAGCGATGATAAGCTTGCAACAACGATTAAAGAGCTTATGTTTACCTTTGAAGATATTATCAACCTTAACGCAACCGCAATTAGAGAAATCCTTAAAAATGTCGATAAAAAAGACCTTATGGTCGCATTTAAAGGCTCAAGCGATGGCATAAAGGATAAATTTTTATCAAATATGTCTCAGCGTGCAGCAGAAGCCTTTAAAGAGGAGATGCAATATCTTGGTGCGGTGCGTGTAAAAGATGTTGAAGAGGCTCAAAGACGCATAGTAGAGACGGTGCAAACTCTAGCTGATCAAGGTGTATTCCAAGTCGGCGAAGCAGATGAGATGATAGAATGA
- the ubiE gene encoding bifunctional demethylmenaquinone methyltransferase/2-methoxy-6-polyprenyl-1,4-benzoquinol methylase UbiE: MQKQEKIVDMFNQIAPTYDVANRVLSLGVDVSWRKFACRYMLEIFKERSINIVDVACGTGDMMGLWSEISKEFGVEVKSLTGIDPSSGMLKEARAKFPNFKFIEAYADNTTLASGEAQILSISYGIRNVVERKAALREFNRVLALNGYVVVLEFTKRQKKGFITALRDFYLSKILPSIGGFISKNKEAYEYLPSSIENFLDAKSFCDELIEAGFEIELCKGFSMDISTLFIAKKVREINA, translated from the coding sequence ATGCAAAAACAAGAAAAAATCGTTGATATGTTTAACCAGATCGCTCCGACTTATGACGTCGCAAACAGAGTGCTAAGTCTTGGTGTGGACGTGAGCTGGAGGAAATTTGCCTGCAGATATATGCTAGAAATTTTTAAAGAAAGAAGCATAAATATCGTAGATGTGGCTTGTGGTACTGGCGATATGATGGGGCTTTGGAGTGAAATTTCAAAAGAATTTGGCGTAGAGGTGAAAAGTCTCACTGGCATCGATCCATCAAGTGGTATGCTAAAAGAGGCTAGGGCGAAATTTCCAAATTTTAAATTTATAGAGGCCTACGCTGATAATACAACGCTCGCAAGTGGTGAGGCTCAAATTTTAAGCATAAGCTACGGCATAAGAAATGTGGTCGAGCGAAAGGCGGCGCTTAGGGAGTTTAATAGAGTGCTTGCTTTAAATGGCTACGTAGTCGTGCTCGAATTTACCAAACGCCAGAAAAAGGGCTTTATAACTGCGCTAAGAGATTTTTACCTAAGTAAAATTTTGCCAAGTATCGGGGGCTTTATCTCAAAAAATAAAGAGGCATACGAGTATCTGCCAAGCTCGATCGAAAATTTCTTGGACGCAAAGAGTTTTTGCGATGAGCTTATAGAGGCTGGCTTTGAGATAGAGCTTTGCAAGGGCTTTAGCATGGACATTTCGACATTATTTATCGCCAAAAAGGTAAGAGAGATCAATGCTTAG
- the fliH gene encoding flagellar assembly protein FliH: MKSSVITSETSPAHFIENYRFKVLGVGERATDSAPVLIEENNLSEELSEQNFGQKSENFVPQASHQTQTNSQNHFASQAQSPQIQQGGESSFVEELLKKTDELSSNIIKLQMQIENQESEFAKRLDTEISRAKEDGKNEGIAQANAANEAKINELEARFSASAAKLDEQYVKFDEFLKKSEEELGQTAIKIAKEVIEKEVSSVSSQIAHHLANSLIKELSDVKNIEIRVNPEDSEYIKEQFSKNEHVKISADDAISKGGVVIISDGGNIDATMQTRLEKLKMLVNNE, encoded by the coding sequence ATGAAAAGCAGCGTAATAACCAGTGAGACTTCTCCAGCTCACTTTATAGAAAATTATAGATTTAAGGTGCTTGGAGTTGGAGAGCGAGCCACAGATAGTGCTCCTGTATTGATAGAGGAAAATAATCTTAGTGAAGAGCTAAGTGAGCAAAATTTTGGGCAAAAGAGTGAAAATTTTGTTCCTCAAGCTAGTCATCAAACGCAAACAAACTCACAAAACCACTTTGCTTCTCAGGCTCAAAGTCCACAAATACAGCAAGGAGGTGAGTCGAGCTTTGTTGAAGAACTGCTTAAAAAAACAGATGAGCTAAGTAGCAATATCATCAAACTTCAAATGCAAATAGAAAATCAAGAGAGCGAATTTGCTAAGCGCCTTGATACTGAAATTTCTCGTGCTAAAGAAGATGGCAAAAATGAGGGTATCGCCCAAGCAAATGCGGCAAATGAAGCGAAGATAAATGAGCTTGAGGCTAGATTTAGCGCTTCAGCTGCAAAGTTAGATGAGCAGTATGTTAAATTTGATGAGTTTTTGAAAAAGAGCGAGGAAGAGCTTGGGCAAACTGCGATAAAGATCGCAAAAGAGGTGATAGAAAAAGAGGTTTCAAGCGTATCTAGCCAGATCGCTCATCACCTAGCAAATTCGCTTATAAAAGAGCTAAGCGACGTAAAAAACATAGAAATTCGCGTAAATCCAGAAGATAGCGAATATATAAAAGAGCAATTTAGCAAGAATGAACACGTCAAGATAAGCGCTGATGATGCTATAAGCAAAGGCGGTGTGGTTATTATAAGTGATGGCGGCAATATCGATGCGACTATGCAAACAAGGCTAGAAAAACTAAAAATGCTGGTAAATAATGAATAA
- the dxs gene encoding 1-deoxy-D-xylulose-5-phosphate synthase, whose amino-acid sequence MNKDVKSLDVDELNALCHDIRDKILATVSKNGGHLSSNIGAVEIIVAMHKIFDVTKDPFIFDVSHQSYAHKLLTGRWESFDTLRKFNGISGYTKPSESKFDYFVAGHSSTSISLAVGAAKAIKLKNEDRIPVAVIGDGSLSGGMAYEALNELGDRKYPCVIILNDNEMSISKPIGALSKYLSQMMAGQFYQKFKGRVEKFLSYMPDSAAYMARRIEEGIRLITPGMFFEELGLEYIGPVDGHDLSALLSTFETAKNMKKPVIVHVQTLKGKGYEFAEGCYENWHGVGPFDLKSGEFIKRQSNKSATAIFSEQLLKMAREHSDIVGVTAAMPTGTGMDALIQEFPDRFWDVAIAEQHAVTSMSAMAKEGFKPFVAIYSTFMQRAYDQVIHDASILNLNITFAMDRAGIVGEDGETHQGAFDISFLNAVPNMVLFAPRCEESMKNVMEFAYSYKGVSAFRYPRGAFILRDEFEAQPLEFGKGEILADAKSDIAFLGYGNGVGRANLVRNLLTGKLDVILVDLVFAKPLDSELLLGLAKRTKKWYIFSDSAKKGGIGDIVSAFLQENKISNISVISFEYEDKFIPHGSTADVEKYLGISAEQITKNLLENN is encoded by the coding sequence ATGAATAAAGACGTTAAAAGTTTAGATGTTGATGAACTAAACGCACTTTGTCATGACATCAGGGATAAAATTTTAGCCACCGTTAGCAAAAATGGCGGTCATCTTAGCTCAAATATTGGTGCAGTCGAGATCATCGTTGCGATGCATAAAATTTTTGATGTGACAAAAGATCCATTTATTTTTGATGTGAGCCACCAAAGCTACGCACACAAGCTACTAACTGGACGCTGGGAGAGCTTTGATACACTTAGAAAATTTAATGGTATCAGTGGCTATACAAAGCCAAGCGAGAGTAAATTTGACTACTTTGTAGCAGGGCATAGCTCGACGTCCATATCTTTAGCAGTTGGTGCTGCAAAGGCGATAAAACTTAAAAATGAAGATCGTATCCCAGTAGCTGTCATAGGTGATGGCTCACTAAGTGGCGGAATGGCGTACGAGGCGCTAAATGAGCTAGGGGATAGAAAATATCCTTGCGTCATCATCCTAAACGACAACGAGATGAGTATAAGCAAGCCTATAGGCGCGCTTAGCAAGTATCTAAGCCAGATGATGGCAGGACAGTTTTATCAAAAATTTAAGGGCAGGGTTGAGAAATTTCTAAGCTATATGCCAGATTCAGCTGCATACATGGCTAGACGTATCGAAGAGGGCATTAGACTCATCACTCCTGGCATGTTTTTCGAAGAGCTTGGACTCGAGTATATAGGCCCAGTTGATGGACATGACCTTTCAGCGCTTCTTAGTACATTTGAAACTGCCAAAAATATGAAAAAACCAGTCATAGTGCATGTACAGACGCTAAAGGGCAAAGGATATGAATTTGCTGAGGGGTGTTATGAAAATTGGCACGGAGTTGGGCCATTTGATCTAAAAAGTGGCGAATTTATCAAAAGACAGTCAAACAAGTCAGCCACGGCGATCTTTAGCGAGCAGCTTTTAAAGATGGCAAGAGAGCATAGCGACATCGTTGGCGTAACGGCCGCGATGCCAACAGGCACTGGCATGGACGCTTTGATACAAGAATTTCCAGATCGTTTTTGGGACGTAGCGATAGCCGAGCAGCATGCAGTCACCTCGATGTCAGCTATGGCAAAAGAGGGTTTTAAACCATTTGTTGCAATATACTCGACATTCATGCAAAGGGCCTATGATCAAGTCATTCACGACGCTTCTATTTTAAATTTAAATATCACCTTTGCGATGGATAGGGCTGGCATCGTGGGCGAGGACGGCGAAACGCATCAGGGTGCTTTTGACATTAGCTTCTTAAACGCTGTGCCAAACATGGTTCTTTTTGCCCCAAGGTGCGAAGAGAGCATGAAAAATGTTATGGAATTTGCCTACTCTTACAAGGGTGTTAGCGCATTTAGATATCCGCGTGGGGCATTTATCTTAAGAGATGAGTTTGAAGCTCAGCCACTTGAGTTTGGCAAGGGTGAAATTTTAGCTGACGCAAAGAGTGATATCGCATTTTTAGGCTATGGTAACGGCGTTGGTAGGGCAAATTTGGTCAGAAATTTACTAACTGGCAAGCTTGATGTGATATTGGTTGATCTTGTCTTTGCAAAACCACTTGATAGTGAGCTTTTATTAGGTCTTGCAAAACGCACTAAAAAGTGGTACATATTTAGCGATAGTGCTAAAAAAGGCGGTATTGGCGATATAGTAAGTGCATTTCTACAAGAAAATAAAATCTCAAATATAAGCGTCATTAGCTTCGAGTATGAAGATAAATTTATCCCACATGGTTCAACTGCTGATGTTGAAAAGTATCTTGGTATAAGTGCTGAGCAGATTACCAAAAATTTACTAGAAAATAATTAA
- a CDS encoding CHAD domain-containing protein, with amino-acid sequence MSLEIERKFLLKNSQILDFLKEAGVVFKHLEISQFYTKITQNEEIRFRSEEDKFIKTVKIGKDLIREENEEFCEKVEFKKALKNRIGSFILKDRYTFKLNNNPCNIDIFKNELNGLCTFEIEFSDENEAVFFNLPPFLENFCLSDVTCDKRYKNKFLAIHANENEQIDYKRAYKIIKEKEILPNFAANLKSGEALRVLFVSIFKVIKRLKSQYLIDKDEEVLHELRVNLRKVRSILKIFSGVFDEKVTLFFGENFKILANSTNKKRDLDVFLSFLNEQKHANEPIYFVKKALDLEYENVKSYLGDEENYAFLKEWEIFLNEGEFYKSKLFDVSLSRLGSFKLRMLLVLAQKRLKSLNQDCPNESFHDLRIELKKIRYTYEFLCEIFYFEGFKKYEEKLKQMQEIFGNLQDYDVWLGILKRLPEMPDKERLESKIYKQIYKSREEILKKRLKFIKATRKISRNLKIYYI; translated from the coding sequence GTGAGTTTGGAGATAGAGCGTAAATTTTTACTCAAAAATTCTCAAATTCTAGATTTTTTAAAAGAAGCTGGAGTAGTTTTTAAGCACCTTGAAATTTCTCAATTTTATACCAAGATAACGCAAAATGAAGAGATCCGCTTTCGAAGTGAAGAGGATAAATTTATAAAAACTGTAAAGATCGGTAAAGATCTAATCAGAGAAGAAAATGAAGAATTTTGCGAAAAAGTGGAGTTTAAAAAGGCTCTTAAAAACCGCATCGGTAGCTTCATCTTAAAAGATAGATACACTTTTAAACTAAATAATAATCCTTGCAATATCGACATTTTTAAAAATGAATTAAACGGGCTTTGTACATTTGAAATCGAATTTAGCGATGAAAATGAGGCTGTCTTTTTCAATCTGCCACCATTTTTAGAAAATTTTTGCCTAAGTGATGTAACTTGCGATAAAAGATATAAAAATAAATTTCTTGCCATCCATGCTAATGAAAATGAACAAATCGACTACAAAAGAGCCTATAAGATCATAAAAGAAAAAGAAATTCTGCCAAATTTTGCTGCAAATCTAAAAAGTGGAGAGGCGCTAAGAGTCCTTTTTGTTAGTATTTTTAAAGTAATAAAAAGGCTAAAAAGCCAGTACTTGATAGATAAAGATGAAGAAGTTTTGCATGAGCTTCGCGTAAATTTAAGAAAGGTTAGATCGATCCTTAAAATTTTTAGTGGCGTTTTTGATGAGAAAGTGACACTTTTTTTTGGTGAGAATTTTAAAATACTTGCAAACTCGACAAACAAAAAGCGAGATTTAGATGTATTTTTAAGCTTTTTAAACGAGCAAAAACATGCAAACGAGCCTATCTATTTTGTGAAAAAGGCTCTAGATTTAGAGTATGAAAATGTAAAAAGCTACCTTGGTGACGAAGAAAACTACGCATTTTTAAAAGAGTGGGAGATATTTTTAAACGAGGGTGAATTTTATAAGTCAAAACTCTTTGATGTAAGCCTCTCACGTCTTGGTTCGTTTAAACTTAGAATGCTTTTGGTTTTGGCTCAAAAAAGGCTAAAAAGCCTTAATCAAGACTGCCCAAATGAGAGCTTTCATGATCTTAGGATAGAGCTTAAAAAGATTAGATATACATACGAGTTTTTATGTGAAATTTTCTATTTTGAAGGGTTTAAAAAGTATGAAGAGAAGCTAAAGCAGATGCAAGAAATTTTTGGTAATCTTCAAGACTATGACGTCTGGCTCGGTATCCTTAAAAGGCTTCCAGAAATGCCAGATAAAGAGAGGCTCGAGAGTAAAATTTACAAGCAAATTTATAAAAGTAGAGAAGAGATACTAAAAAAGCGTCTTAAATTTATAAAAGCAACTCGCAAAATTTCAAGAAATTTAAAAATTTACTACATATAA
- the hisC gene encoding histidinol-phosphate transaminase translates to MKFNDFLDDLVNYEAGKPIELVVREFGIEAKDVIKLASNENPFGTSKRVEEALKEAAKKAHLYPDDSYFELKEGLAKKFGVTSKNLIIGSGSDQIIEYALHAKANKQSGVLMAGVTFAMYEIYAKQTGAKIYRTKSMGHDLNEFLEIYNAKKDEISVIFLCMPNNPLGECLDAEEIFKFIEKIDENTLVVLDCAYNEFAKFKDSKKEIRPSDVAKLKNVIYLGTFSKAYALGGMRVGYGVANEEIIGALSKLRAPFNITTPSLRAAIVALGDDEFVQQTMQNNFEQMKRYEEFAEQNGIEFIPSYTNFITFKFNEPKSSQICEKMLKKGIILRDLKSYALNAVRITIGLSWQNDRVFEELKQILK, encoded by the coding sequence ATGAAGTTTAATGATTTTTTAGATGATTTAGTTAATTATGAGGCTGGAAAGCCGATCGAACTTGTAGTTAGAGAATTTGGTATCGAGGCAAAAGATGTAATCAAGCTAGCTAGCAACGAAAATCCTTTTGGCACTAGCAAACGCGTAGAGGAGGCACTAAAAGAGGCCGCTAAAAAAGCGCATCTATATCCAGACGACAGCTATTTTGAACTAAAAGAAGGGCTGGCTAAAAAATTTGGCGTAACTAGTAAAAATTTGATAATCGGCTCCGGAAGCGACCAGATCATAGAATACGCACTGCACGCAAAAGCAAACAAACAAAGCGGTGTTTTGATGGCTGGTGTGACCTTTGCAATGTATGAAATTTATGCAAAGCAAACTGGAGCAAAAATTTATCGCACAAAGAGCATGGGGCACGATCTAAATGAATTTTTGGAAATTTACAATGCAAAAAAAGATGAAATTTCAGTCATTTTTCTATGTATGCCAAACAACCCTTTGGGTGAGTGTTTAGATGCTGAAGAGATATTTAAATTTATAGAAAAGATTGATGAAAATACACTTGTGGTGCTTGATTGTGCCTACAACGAATTTGCTAAATTTAAAGATAGCAAAAAAGAGATAAGGCCAAGTGATGTGGCTAAGCTTAAAAATGTCATCTATCTTGGAACATTTTCAAAGGCTTACGCACTTGGTGGCATGCGCGTAGGATACGGCGTAGCAAATGAAGAGATAATAGGCGCTCTCTCAAAACTAAGAGCTCCATTTAATATCACAACCCCAAGCCTAAGAGCCGCGATAGTAGCACTTGGAGATGATGAGTTTGTGCAGCAAACCATGCAAAATAACTTCGAGCAAATGAAGAGATATGAAGAATTTGCAGAGCAAAATGGCATAGAATTTATCCCAAGCTATACGAATTTCATAACTTTTAAATTTAACGAGCCAAAATCAAGCCAGATATGCGAAAAGATGCTAAAAAAGGGTATAATTTTGCGAGATCTAAAAAGCTACGCCTTAAATGCGGTGAGAATCACCATCGGCCTTAGCTGGCAAAATGATAGAGTTTTTGAAGAATTAAAGCAAATTTTAAAGTAG
- the fliF gene encoding flagellar basal-body MS-ring/collar protein FliF — translation MDFKALLHQISQIYQKLSLKQKIVAASSIVLVVAFLVFLTLYKSKNENFAGYGVLFENISPNDSALILDQLNKDGIKYKLANEGTILVPTSDVYKERIAVATLGIPKESKIGFEIFDKQEFGATDAEQRVKFQRALEGELARTIESLSSIQKATVRIAIPKESVFTERQALPTASIVVELKPGVSLNAKQIFGIKNLVAASVTNLSTENVKIINQDGVALGDEDGEFDSDAIAQQIRYKREFENNYEQKIVNVLAPIVGGADKVVAKVNIDFDFDKKDTKSEVYDPNNVVRSESNIEEKRQGSAPNEVGGVPGAVSNVGPVQGLDDSTLKEQYNKSSQQTNYEISKKVTNVKGQFASINRVSAAVVIDGLYQSKKDKDGKPTGELEFAPLTKEQRESITNLIKQSIGYNQNRDDEVSLDNFEFKTGKDISASEKMDGFVNNYVVPFMPLLKYIFAALLLYIFYKKVIVPFMQKMLEETKEEEEQVQDGLEDIEVDAEDTLEKFKAARKKVEEQLGLSGEFNEDELKYDVLLEKMRAVITERNEEIAMLLQDMVKNDSDFNMRKEI, via the coding sequence ATGGATTTTAAAGCATTACTTCATCAAATAAGTCAAATTTATCAAAAGCTTTCATTAAAGCAAAAAATCGTTGCTGCTAGCTCGATCGTCTTGGTCGTGGCATTTTTGGTATTTTTAACACTCTATAAAAGCAAAAATGAAAATTTTGCAGGTTACGGCGTCCTTTTTGAAAATATTAGCCCAAATGATTCTGCCTTAATACTTGATCAGCTAAACAAAGATGGAATTAAATATAAATTAGCAAACGAAGGCACTATCCTTGTGCCAACGAGCGATGTCTATAAAGAGCGTATCGCTGTTGCAACGCTTGGAATACCAAAAGAGAGCAAAATCGGTTTTGAAATTTTTGATAAGCAAGAATTTGGCGCGACCGATGCCGAGCAAAGAGTAAAATTTCAAAGAGCGCTTGAGGGCGAACTAGCTAGAACGATCGAGAGCCTCTCGTCTATCCAAAAAGCGACTGTTCGTATCGCTATCCCTAAAGAGAGCGTTTTTACTGAGCGTCAAGCACTTCCAACAGCGTCTATCGTTGTTGAGCTAAAGCCAGGCGTTAGCCTAAACGCAAAGCAAATTTTTGGCATTAAAAACCTTGTCGCTGCCTCTGTTACAAATTTAAGCACAGAAAATGTAAAGATCATCAATCAAGATGGCGTCGCACTTGGCGATGAAGACGGTGAGTTTGATAGTGATGCTATAGCTCAGCAGATACGCTATAAGCGCGAGTTTGAAAATAACTATGAGCAAAAGATCGTAAATGTGCTAGCTCCTATCGTGGGCGGAGCAGATAAGGTCGTAGCAAAGGTAAATATCGACTTTGACTTTGATAAAAAAGATACAAAAAGCGAGGTTTATGACCCAAATAACGTCGTAAGAAGTGAAAGTAATATCGAGGAAAAACGCCAAGGCTCAGCTCCAAATGAAGTGGGCGGCGTGCCAGGTGCGGTTAGCAACGTAGGCCCTGTTCAAGGGCTAGATGATAGCACTTTAAAAGAGCAGTACAACAAAAGCTCGCAGCAGACAAACTACGAAATTTCAAAGAAAGTGACAAATGTCAAAGGGCAGTTTGCTAGCATAAATAGAGTGAGTGCGGCTGTCGTTATAGACGGACTTTATCAGAGCAAAAAAGACAAAGACGGCAAGCCAACTGGCGAGCTTGAATTTGCCCCACTTACCAAAGAGCAAAGAGAGTCAATCACAAATTTAATCAAACAATCAATCGGCTATAACCAAAATAGGGACGATGAAGTAAGTTTAGATAACTTTGAGTTTAAAACCGGCAAAGATATAAGCGCTAGTGAGAAGATGGATGGCTTTGTGAATAACTATGTAGTGCCATTTATGCCGCTGTTAAAATATATTTTCGCAGCATTGTTGCTTTATATTTTCTATAAAAAAGTCATTGTGCCATTTATGCAAAAGATGCTTGAAGAGACAAAAGAAGAAGAGGAGCAAGTTCAAGATGGCCTTGAAGATATTGAGGTAGATGCTGAAGATACACTTGAGAAATTTAAAGCTGCTCGCAAAAAGGTCGAAGAGCAGCTAGGACTTAGTGGCGAGTTTAATGAAGATGAACTAAAATACGATGTTTTACTTGAGAAAATGAGAGCAGTCATCACAGAAAGAAACGAAGAGATAGCAATGCTACTTCAAGATATGGTAAAAAATGACAGCGACTTTAATATGCGTAAGGAAATTTGA
- the xseA gene encoding exodeoxyribonuclease VII large subunit, translating into MLSVSELNEKAKALLEATLDYVEVSGEISRLTKHASGHWYFTLKDEKSSISAVMYRMNNQKVKFLPKEGLKVKIYGKVTIYSPSGSYQLVASAMLPDGEGELELAFRQLKEKLENEGLFDIGAKKEIPNLPKKIALVTSATSAALQDMLKVVKSRWRLSEIFIFDALTQGESAPSSLIKALRRADKYGVDVIVLARGGGSKEDLWCFNDEGLAREIYATKTPVISAIGHEIDYVISDFVADRRSLTPSAAMLDLLPDEEAFFQYLDRLSDDLDSALNLKITKKQNLLNLLLSKFSSNALKSRIELKFSEVANKQNALTNAVQRKILLLGSALGSLEKAYEMRELFFESTKGLIEVRKDGKRADLRDLNLNDEIELISQNTHKKAIIKE; encoded by the coding sequence ATGCTTAGCGTATCTGAGCTAAACGAAAAAGCAAAGGCGCTGCTTGAGGCAACCCTTGACTATGTCGAGGTAAGTGGCGAAATTTCGCGCCTTACTAAGCATGCCTCTGGGCACTGGTACTTCACGCTAAAGGACGAAAAGTCCAGCATCTCAGCCGTGATGTACCGCATGAATAACCAAAAGGTGAAGTTTTTGCCAAAAGAGGGCTTGAAGGTCAAAATTTATGGCAAAGTGACCATTTATTCGCCAAGTGGGTCGTATCAGCTAGTAGCTAGCGCGATGCTGCCTGATGGCGAGGGCGAGCTTGAGCTTGCGTTTAGGCAGCTTAAAGAAAAGCTCGAAAACGAGGGGCTTTTTGACATCGGCGCAAAAAAAGAGATACCAAATTTACCTAAGAAAATAGCCCTTGTCACAAGCGCCACTTCAGCTGCACTTCAAGACATGCTAAAGGTGGTAAAGAGCCGCTGGAGGCTAAGTGAAATTTTTATATTTGACGCGCTAACTCAGGGCGAAAGTGCTCCAAGCTCGCTTATAAAAGCTTTGCGCAGAGCCGATAAATACGGCGTCGATGTGATCGTTTTAGCTCGTGGAGGCGGTAGCAAAGAGGATCTTTGGTGCTTTAACGACGAGGGCCTAGCTCGCGAAATTTACGCTACAAAAACGCCAGTCATAAGCGCTATCGGACACGAGATAGACTACGTTATAAGTGACTTTGTAGCAGACCGCAGATCACTTACGCCAAGTGCAGCCATGCTTGATCTGTTGCCTGATGAAGAGGCGTTTTTTCAGTATCTTGACAGGCTCAGCGATGATCTTGATAGTGCCTTAAATTTAAAGATCACAAAGAAGCAAAATCTGCTAAATTTACTACTTTCTAAATTTTCATCAAACGCCCTAAAATCTAGGATCGAGCTAAAATTTAGCGAGGTAGCAAACAAGCAAAATGCCCTAACAAACGCCGTGCAAAGAAAGATATTGCTTCTTGGCTCAGCTCTTGGCTCGCTTGAAAAAGCTTATGAGATGAGGGAGCTCTTTTTTGAGAGCACGAAGGGGCTTATCGAGGTTAGAAAAGATGGCAAGAGAGCCGATCTTAGGGATTTAAATTTGAATGATGAGATCGAGCTTATCTCGCAAAATACACATAAAAAAGCAATTATCAAGGAGTAA